A stretch of the Streptomyces sp. WMMB303 genome encodes the following:
- a CDS encoding IucA/IucC family siderophore biosynthesis protein, with protein sequence MSRTSSSSSSHDVAPLSVPAGLERGPEHWARASRRLLAKLIAEFSYEEILQPQSAPGGAPGCYALPVDEELTVRFRARRGAYGHWSVDASSMEPAPDPLSFVSRAGTLLGLSGETAGHYLRELTATLTADAGLLSSELPATALASLGYAELEGHMTGHPWLVANKGRLGFSGSDATHWAPEARTAQPLPWLAVHRRLAQYRGTPRLADAGELYARELGEETRAAFRERLISRGLVPQDYLCMPVHPWQWDETVVPLFAAQVAAQEILPLPTDGDLRLPQQSIRTFLNVSRPDRHTVKLPLAILNTLVWRGLPTDRTLAAPSVTGWVQGLRDQDPFLAEECRVILLGEVASVGVPHPVYEPLGDVPYQYRELLGCIWREPLAPLLDSDERARTLASLIHTDANGNSLTAELVARSGLEPRIWLRHLFAALLPPLLHFLYRYGTVFSPHGENAIVVFDEHDVPTRLAMKDFVDDVNVSAEPVPELDSMPGDVRGVLLSEPPAFLTQFIHSALFVGVFRYLAPLCEVQLGVSERDFWSLVRAEIDRYHARFPVLKPRFETFDLLTPRIERLCLNRNRLHADGYRDRAERPHAAVHGTVRNPLH encoded by the coding sequence GTGTCCCGAACCTCCTCCTCGTCCTCCTCACATGACGTAGCCCCGCTATCCGTCCCCGCCGGCCTGGAGAGAGGGCCGGAGCACTGGGCCCGTGCCTCCCGGCGGCTGCTGGCCAAGCTGATCGCCGAGTTCTCCTACGAGGAGATCCTCCAGCCGCAGTCCGCGCCCGGTGGCGCGCCCGGCTGCTATGCCCTCCCCGTGGACGAGGAGCTCACCGTCCGCTTCCGGGCCCGCCGCGGCGCCTACGGACACTGGAGCGTCGACGCCTCCTCGATGGAGCCGGCTCCGGATCCGCTGAGCTTTGTCTCCCGGGCCGGCACCCTGCTGGGGCTCAGCGGTGAGACGGCCGGCCACTACCTCCGCGAACTGACCGCCACACTCACCGCAGACGCCGGGCTGCTGTCCTCCGAACTGCCCGCCACCGCCCTGGCCTCGCTGGGCTACGCCGAACTGGAGGGGCACATGACCGGACACCCCTGGCTGGTGGCCAACAAGGGACGGCTCGGCTTCTCCGGAAGCGACGCCACGCACTGGGCGCCCGAGGCCCGCACGGCGCAGCCGCTGCCCTGGCTCGCCGTGCACCGGCGGCTGGCGCAGTACCGCGGCACGCCGCGGCTCGCCGACGCGGGGGAGCTGTACGCACGCGAGCTGGGCGAGGAGACGCGCGCCGCTTTCCGGGAGCGGCTGATCTCGCGCGGACTGGTGCCCCAGGACTACCTCTGCATGCCCGTGCACCCCTGGCAGTGGGACGAGACCGTCGTGCCGCTGTTCGCCGCGCAGGTGGCGGCGCAGGAGATCCTTCCGCTGCCGACCGACGGAGACCTGCGGCTGCCCCAGCAGTCCATCCGCACGTTCCTCAACGTCAGCAGGCCCGACCGGCACACCGTCAAGCTGCCGCTCGCCATCCTCAACACGCTCGTGTGGCGCGGGCTGCCCACCGACCGCACGCTCGCCGCGCCGTCCGTCACCGGCTGGGTGCAGGGACTGCGGGACCAGGATCCGTTCCTCGCCGAGGAGTGCCGGGTGATCCTGCTGGGCGAGGTGGCCTCGGTGGGCGTCCCGCACCCGGTGTACGAGCCGCTCGGCGACGTGCCCTACCAGTACCGTGAACTGCTCGGCTGCATCTGGCGCGAGCCGCTCGCCCCGCTGCTCGACTCCGACGAGCGGGCCCGCACGCTCGCCTCGCTGATCCACACCGACGCGAACGGCAACTCCCTCACCGCCGAACTGGTGGCGCGCTCGGGCCTGGAGCCCCGGATCTGGCTCAGGCACCTTTTCGCGGCGCTGCTGCCGCCGCTGCTGCACTTTCTGTACCGCTACGGCACCGTCTTCTCGCCGCACGGCGAGAACGCCATCGTGGTCTTCGACGAGCACGACGTCCCGACCCGTCTGGCGATGAAAGATTTCGTGGACGACGTCAACGTCAGTGCCGAGCCGGTTCCCGAGCTCGATTCCATGCCGGGGGACGTGCGGGGGGTGCTGCTGAGCGAACCTCCCGCGTTCCTGACGCAGTTCATCCACTCGGCGCTCTTCGTGGGGGTCTTCCGCTATCTCGCTCCGCTGTGCGAGGTGCAGCTCGGGGTGAGCGAGCGCGATTTCTGGTCACTCGTAAGGGCCGAGATCGATCGCTATCACGCCCGTTTCCCGGTGCTGAAGCCCCGGTTCGAGACGTTCGACCTGCTGACGCCGCGCATCGAACGCCTCTGCCTCAATCGCAACCGACTGCACGCGGACGGCTACCGCGACAGGGCCGAGCGCCCGCACGCGGCCGTACACGGGACGGTGCGTAATCCGCTGCACTGA
- the lexA gene encoding transcriptional repressor LexA, protein MTTTADSATITSQNRAAQATAQPIDEIQSVNDAMTAEIPDGQQAKRSLPGRPPGIRADSSGLTDRQRRVIEVIRDSVQRRGYPPSMREIGQAVGLSSTSSVAHQLMALERKGFLRRDPHRPRAYEVRGSDAPSSTQAATDTAGKPSASYVPLVGRIAAGGPILAEESVEDVFPLPRQLVGDGELFVLKVIGDSMVEAAICDGDWVTVRRQPVAENGDIVAAMLDGEATVKRFKREDGHVWLLPHNSSYQPIPGDDATILGKVVAVLRRV, encoded by the coding sequence GTGACCACAACCGCAGACAGCGCCACCATCACCTCCCAGAATCGCGCAGCTCAGGCAACAGCTCAGCCCATTGACGAAATTCAGTCGGTGAATGACGCCATGACCGCGGAGATTCCGGACGGCCAACAAGCGAAGCGTTCGCTTCCAGGACGACCTCCAGGCATCCGCGCGGACAGTTCGGGGCTGACCGATCGGCAGCGCCGGGTGATCGAGGTGATCCGGGATTCGGTGCAGCGGCGCGGCTACCCGCCGTCCATGCGCGAAATCGGTCAGGCCGTCGGACTCTCCAGCACCTCCTCGGTGGCCCACCAGTTGATGGCCCTGGAGCGGAAGGGCTTTCTCCGCCGCGACCCGCACCGCCCACGCGCCTACGAGGTACGTGGCTCCGACGCGCCGAGCAGCACGCAGGCGGCCACCGACACCGCCGGAAAGCCGTCCGCCTCCTACGTCCCGCTGGTGGGCCGTATCGCCGCGGGTGGTCCGATCCTCGCCGAGGAATCGGTCGAAGACGTCTTCCCGCTGCCACGCCAACTGGTCGGCGACGGCGAGCTCTTCGTCCTGAAGGTCATCGGCGACTCCATGGTCGAGGCCGCGATCTGCGACGGCGACTGGGTCACCGTCCGGCGCCAGCCCGTCGCGGAGAACGGCGACATCGTCGCCGCGATGCTGGACGGCGAGGCCACCGTGAAGCGCTTCAAGCGCGAGGACGGGCACGTGTGGCTGCTGCCGCACAACTCCTCGTACCAGCCGATCCCCGGCGACGACGCGACGATCCTCGGCAAGGTCGTCGCCGTCCTCCGCAGGGTGTGA
- a CDS encoding vitamin B12-dependent ribonucleotide reductase, whose translation MTETTSGPARGSRAKGGKAKSGLRIERVHTTPGVHPYDEVNWERRDVVMTNWRDGSINFEQRGVEFPDFWSVNAVNIVTSKYFRGAVGTPQRESSLKQLIDRVVKTYRAAGEEHGYFDSPADAEIFEHELAYAVLHQIFAFNSPVWFNVGTKQPQQVSACFILSVDDSMESILDWYKEEGMIFKGGSGAGLNLSRIRSSKELLSSGGNASGPVSFMRGADASAGTIKSGGATRRAAKMVVLDVDHPDVEAFIDTKVKEEEKIRALRDAGFDMDLGGDDIASVQYQNANNSVRVNDEFMKAVESGSNFALRARMTGEVVEEVDAKKLFHKMAEAAHVCADPGIQYDDTINRWHTSPETGRITASNPCSEYMHLDNSSCNLASLNLMKFLRDDDQGNQSFDAERFAKVTELVITAMDISICFADFPTEKIGETTRAFRQLGIGYANLGALLMATGHAYDSDGGRALAGAITSLMTGTSYKRSAELAAVVGPYEGYARNAEAHRRVMKQHSDANDSAPRTDDLDSPVWAAATEAWQDVQRLGKKNGFRNAQASVLAPTGTIGLMMDCDTTGVEPDLALVKFKKLVGGGSMQIVNNTVPKALKRLGYQPEQVEAIVEHIAEHGNVVDAPGLKPEHYEVFDCAMGERSISPMGHVRMMAAAQPFLSGAISKTVNMPASSTVEDVEEIYLQGWKLGTKALAVYVENSKVGQPLSAKAKEEKKAEAPEPEKVVEYRPVRRRLPKGRPGITTSFTVGGAEGYMTANSYPDDGLGEVFLKMSKQGSTLAGMMDAFSIAVSVGLQYGVPLETYVSKFTNMRFEPAGMTDDTDVRMAQSIVDYIFRRLALDFLPFETRSALGIHSAAERQRHLETGSYEATEDEFDADALAQSAPKAETAAAAEEAKDGKDEQRTATEPEAAAPAPREAHNSTELMEMQLGLNADAPLCFSCGTKMRRAGSCYLCEGCGSTSGCS comes from the coding sequence ATGACAGAGACGACGAGCGGCCCGGCACGCGGCTCCCGCGCAAAGGGCGGCAAGGCGAAGAGCGGACTGCGTATCGAGCGCGTCCACACGACCCCCGGAGTGCACCCGTACGACGAGGTGAACTGGGAGCGCCGCGACGTCGTCATGACCAACTGGCGCGACGGCTCGATCAACTTCGAGCAGCGTGGCGTCGAATTCCCCGACTTCTGGTCGGTGAATGCGGTCAACATTGTTACGAGCAAGTACTTCCGCGGCGCGGTGGGCACCCCTCAGCGGGAGAGCAGCCTCAAGCAGCTCATCGACCGCGTGGTGAAGACCTACCGGGCGGCCGGTGAGGAGCACGGCTACTTCGACTCCCCCGCGGACGCGGAGATCTTCGAGCACGAACTCGCCTATGCCGTGCTGCACCAGATCTTCGCGTTCAACTCCCCGGTCTGGTTCAACGTCGGGACCAAACAGCCCCAGCAGGTCAGTGCCTGCTTCATTCTGTCCGTCGACGACTCCATGGAGTCGATTCTCGACTGGTACAAGGAAGAGGGCATGATCTTCAAGGGCGGCTCCGGAGCCGGCCTGAACCTCTCCCGGATCCGCTCCTCCAAGGAGCTCCTCTCCTCCGGTGGCAACGCCTCGGGGCCCGTCTCCTTCATGCGCGGAGCCGACGCCTCCGCCGGGACGATCAAGTCGGGCGGCGCGACCCGCCGCGCCGCCAAGATGGTCGTGCTGGACGTCGACCACCCGGATGTCGAGGCGTTCATCGACACCAAGGTCAAGGAGGAGGAGAAGATCCGCGCCCTGCGCGACGCGGGCTTCGACATGGACCTGGGCGGCGACGACATCGCCTCCGTCCAGTACCAGAACGCCAACAACTCGGTCCGGGTCAACGACGAATTCATGAAGGCCGTCGAGTCCGGTTCCAACTTCGCGCTGCGTGCCCGGATGACCGGTGAGGTCGTCGAGGAGGTGGACGCGAAGAAGCTCTTCCACAAGATGGCCGAGGCAGCCCACGTCTGCGCCGACCCCGGCATCCAGTACGACGACACGATCAACCGTTGGCACACTTCGCCGGAGACGGGCCGGATCACCGCTTCCAACCCGTGCAGCGAGTACATGCACCTGGACAACTCCTCGTGCAACCTGGCCTCGCTCAACCTCATGAAGTTCCTGCGCGACGACGACCAGGGCAACCAGTCCTTCGACGCGGAGCGCTTCGCGAAGGTGACCGAACTGGTCATCACAGCGATGGACATCTCCATCTGCTTCGCCGACTTCCCCACCGAGAAGATCGGCGAGACCACCCGGGCCTTCCGCCAGCTGGGCATCGGCTACGCCAACCTGGGTGCGCTGCTGATGGCCACCGGACATGCCTACGACAGCGACGGCGGCCGTGCGCTGGCCGGTGCCATCACCTCGCTGATGACCGGCACCTCGTACAAGCGCTCGGCAGAGCTCGCCGCGGTGGTCGGCCCCTACGAGGGGTACGCCCGCAACGCCGAGGCGCACCGGCGTGTCATGAAGCAGCACAGTGACGCCAACGACTCAGCTCCCCGCACGGACGACCTGGACAGCCCGGTGTGGGCGGCGGCCACCGAGGCGTGGCAGGACGTGCAGCGGCTGGGGAAGAAGAACGGCTTCCGCAACGCCCAGGCGTCGGTGCTGGCCCCCACCGGCACGATCGGCCTGATGATGGACTGCGACACCACCGGCGTCGAGCCCGATCTGGCCCTGGTCAAGTTCAAGAAGCTCGTCGGCGGCGGCTCGATGCAGATCGTGAACAACACGGTCCCCAAGGCCCTCAAGCGCCTCGGCTACCAGCCCGAGCAGGTGGAGGCGATCGTCGAGCACATCGCCGAGCACGGCAATGTGGTGGACGCGCCCGGGCTCAAGCCGGAGCACTACGAGGTCTTCGACTGCGCCATGGGCGAGCGGTCCATCTCCCCGATGGGGCACGTGCGCATGATGGCCGCCGCCCAGCCGTTCCTGTCCGGTGCCATCTCCAAGACGGTCAACATGCCCGCGAGCAGCACCGTCGAGGACGTCGAGGAGATCTACCTCCAGGGGTGGAAGCTCGGTACCAAGGCGCTCGCCGTCTACGTCGAGAACAGCAAGGTCGGCCAGCCGCTGTCGGCGAAGGCCAAGGAGGAGAAGAAGGCGGAGGCACCCGAACCGGAGAAGGTCGTCGAGTACCGGCCCGTCCGCCGCCGGCTGCCCAAGGGCCGCCCCGGCATCACCACCTCTTTCACGGTGGGTGGCGCGGAGGGGTACATGACGGCCAACTCCTACCCGGACGACGGTCTCGGTGAGGTCTTCCTCAAGATGTCCAAGCAGGGCTCCACCCTGGCGGGCATGATGGACGCCTTCTCGATCGCCGTCTCGGTCGGCCTCCAGTACGGGGTCCCGCTGGAGACCTACGTCTCGAAGTTCACCAATATGCGCTTCGAACCGGCCGGTATGACCGACGACACCGATGTGCGGATGGCCCAGTCGATCGTCGACTACATCTTCCGCCGTCTGGCGCTGGACTTCCTCCCCTTCGAGACCCGTTCTGCGCTGGGTATCCACTCGGCCGCCGAGCGCCAGCGTCATCTGGAGACGGGCTCCTACGAGGCGACCGAGGACGAGTTCGACGCGGACGCTCTGGCCCAGTCGGCTCCCAAGGCCGAGACGGCGGCGGCCGCCGAGGAGGCCAAGGACGGCAAGGACGAGCAGCGCACGGCCACGGAGCCGGAGGCCGCCGCCCCCGCTCCCCGCGAGGCGCACAACTCCACCGAGCTGATGGAGATGCAGCTCGGCCTCAACGCCGATGCCCCGCTGTGCTTCTCCTGCGGTACCAAGATGCGCCGCGCCGGTAGCTGCTACCTGTGCGAGGGCTGCGGCTCGACCAGCGGCTGCAGCTGA
- a CDS encoding ATP-dependent DNA helicase has product MSKPAVTELLQAAVTAVKGTERPGQAAMAEAVAEAVEDGRHLLVQAGTGTGKSLGYLVPALAHGERVVVATATLALQRQLVERDLPRTVEALHPLLRRRPEFAMLKGRSNYLCLHRLHEGVPQEEEDGLFDPFESATPTSKLGKDLLRLRDWSDETETGDRDDLKPGVSDRAWGQVSVSSRECLGASKCAYGAECFAEAARERAKLADVIVTNHALLAIDAIEGAPVLPGHEVLIVDEAHELVSRVTGVATGELTPGSVNRAVRRVAKLVDEKAADQLQTASESFERLMELALPGRLEAVPEDLEYALMALRDAGRNCLSALGNTRDSSVQDEDAVRKQAKAAVENIHDVAERILEHSEFDVLWYERHERYGASLRVAPLSVSGLLREKLFTDRSVILTSATLKLGGNFNGVGASLGLAPEGIRGTDAEGKAEDDEVPVWSGLDVGSPFDYRKQGILYVAGHLNPPGRDVQRSDMLDELAELVEAAGGRTLGLFSSMRGARAAAEELRGRLGLPILLQGEETLGELIRRFADDAETCLFGTLSLWQGVDVPGPNCQLVVMDRVPFPRPDDPLMSARQKAVEESGGNGFMAVAATHAALLMAQGAGRLVRATGDRGVVAVLDPRLERARYGGFLRTSMPDFWYTTDRNQVRRSLSAIDEAAKKA; this is encoded by the coding sequence ATGAGCAAGCCCGCCGTCACCGAACTCCTCCAGGCCGCCGTCACCGCCGTCAAAGGCACGGAACGCCCAGGTCAGGCCGCTATGGCCGAGGCAGTGGCCGAGGCTGTCGAAGACGGCCGCCACCTCCTCGTGCAGGCGGGTACCGGAACCGGGAAATCCCTCGGCTACCTGGTCCCCGCGCTGGCCCACGGAGAGCGGGTCGTGGTGGCCACCGCCACGCTCGCGCTCCAGCGGCAACTGGTCGAGCGCGACCTGCCGCGTACTGTCGAGGCCCTCCATCCGCTGCTGCGACGCCGCCCGGAGTTCGCCATGCTCAAGGGGAGGTCGAACTACCTGTGTCTGCACCGACTCCATGAGGGAGTGCCGCAGGAAGAGGAGGACGGCCTCTTCGACCCCTTCGAGAGCGCGACCCCCACCTCCAAGCTCGGTAAGGACCTGCTGCGGCTGCGTGACTGGTCGGACGAGACGGAGACGGGTGACCGGGACGACCTCAAGCCCGGCGTCTCCGACCGCGCCTGGGGCCAGGTCTCCGTCTCCTCCCGCGAGTGCCTCGGAGCGTCCAAGTGCGCGTACGGTGCCGAATGCTTCGCGGAGGCTGCACGGGAGCGGGCCAAGCTCGCCGATGTGATCGTCACCAACCACGCGCTGCTGGCCATCGACGCCATCGAGGGCGCTCCCGTGCTCCCCGGCCACGAGGTGCTGATCGTCGACGAGGCGCACGAGCTGGTCTCCCGGGTCACAGGGGTGGCCACCGGCGAGCTGACTCCCGGCAGCGTCAACCGCGCGGTGCGCCGCGTCGCCAAGCTGGTGGACGAGAAGGCGGCCGATCAGCTCCAGACCGCCTCCGAGTCCTTCGAACGGCTGATGGAGCTCGCCCTGCCGGGTCGGCTGGAAGCCGTCCCGGAGGACCTGGAGTACGCCCTGATGGCCCTGCGCGACGCCGGCCGCAACTGTCTCAGCGCGCTGGGCAACACACGGGACTCCTCGGTCCAGGACGAGGACGCGGTCCGCAAGCAGGCCAAGGCGGCTGTCGAGAACATCCACGATGTCGCCGAACGCATCCTGGAGCACTCCGAGTTCGATGTCCTCTGGTACGAGCGGCACGAGCGGTACGGAGCCTCGCTGCGGGTGGCACCGCTGTCGGTATCCGGGCTGCTGCGCGAGAAGCTCTTCACCGACCGCTCCGTCATCCTGACCTCCGCCACGCTCAAACTGGGCGGGAACTTCAACGGGGTCGGCGCCTCACTCGGCCTCGCGCCGGAGGGGATCAGGGGGACCGATGCCGAAGGCAAGGCCGAGGACGACGAGGTGCCCGTGTGGAGCGGGCTGGACGTCGGTTCCCCGTTCGACTACCGCAAGCAGGGCATCCTCTACGTCGCCGGACACCTGAATCCCCCCGGTCGGGACGTCCAACGCAGCGACATGCTCGATGAGCTCGCCGAGCTGGTGGAAGCGGCGGGCGGCCGCACTCTGGGGCTCTTCTCCTCCATGCGGGGTGCGCGGGCCGCCGCGGAGGAACTGCGCGGCAGGCTGGGGCTCCCCATCCTGCTCCAGGGCGAGGAGACGCTCGGGGAGCTCATCAGACGTTTCGCGGACGATGCGGAGACCTGCCTGTTCGGCACCCTGTCCCTGTGGCAGGGGGTGGACGTCCCGGGGCCGAACTGCCAACTGGTGGTGATGGACAGGGTGCCGTTCCCGCGCCCCGACGATCCGCTGATGAGCGCCCGGCAGAAGGCCGTGGAGGAGTCGGGCGGCAACGGCTTCATGGCGGTGGCGGCAACGCATGCGGCGCTGCTGATGGCCCAGGGCGCCGGTCGACTGGTCCGCGCGACCGGGGACCGCGGTGTGGTCGCGGTGCTGGATCCGCGCCTGGAGCGGGCGCGCTACGGCGGCTTTCTGCGGACTTCGATGCCCGACTTCTGGTACACGACGGACCGCAACCAGGTCCGCCGCTCCCTTTCGGCCATCGACGAGGCAGCCAAGAAGGCGTAG
- a CDS encoding GNAT family N-acetyltransferase, whose amino-acid sequence MPHPQPGSAPPAGTAEAEPVESGATRSDDHLTASDRDADASARDSAAHRSGRPGPYRAAAASDRTAAGLSCADGNTAPQRADPLDAPGSWPAVPTGAGLFRLVPVGLPGDLPLLTGWMNDPVVAAFWELPGPERVTEAHVRPQLDGDGRSAPCLGVLDGVPMSYWELYRADLDPLAQYCRVGPHDTGVHLLLGGTAHRGRGLGTLLLRTVADLVLAQRPRCMRVLAEPDVRNAPSLAAFLGAGFRRSAEIELPGKRAALMVRDREPRRAR is encoded by the coding sequence ATGCCGCACCCTCAGCCGGGCTCCGCGCCACCTGCCGGAACCGCCGAAGCGGAACCGGTGGAGTCCGGCGCCACCCGTAGCGACGATCACCTCACCGCCTCCGACCGGGACGCTGACGCCTCCGCCCGGGACTCCGCCGCGCACCGGTCCGGTCGGCCGGGGCCGTACCGCGCCGCGGCCGCATCGGACCGAACCGCTGCCGGGCTGTCCTGCGCCGACGGGAACACCGCCCCTCAGCGCGCCGATCCCCTCGACGCTCCCGGAAGCTGGCCCGCGGTCCCGACCGGGGCCGGCCTCTTCCGGCTCGTACCGGTCGGGCTCCCCGGCGATCTGCCGCTGCTCACCGGTTGGATGAACGACCCGGTGGTGGCAGCCTTCTGGGAGCTCCCCGGACCCGAGCGGGTGACCGAGGCGCATGTGCGGCCCCAGCTGGACGGCGACGGGCGCAGTGCTCCCTGTCTCGGGGTTCTCGACGGCGTGCCCATGAGCTACTGGGAGCTCTACCGCGCCGACCTCGACCCGCTCGCCCAGTACTGCCGGGTGGGGCCGCACGACACGGGGGTGCATCTGCTCCTCGGCGGCACGGCGCACCGCGGAAGGGGTCTGGGCACGCTGCTGCTGCGCACGGTCGCCGACCTCGTCCTGGCGCAGCGCCCGCGGTGCATGCGCGTCCTGGCCGAGCCCGACGTGCGCAACGCCCCCTCGCTCGCCGCGTTCCTCGGCGCCGGGTTCCGGCGCAGTGCCGAGATCGAGCTCCCCGGCAAGCGCGCGGCCCTGATGGTGCGGGACCGCGAGCCGCGCCGCGCGCGCTGA
- the nrdR gene encoding transcriptional regulator NrdR: MHCPFCRHPDSRVVDSRTADDGAAIRRRRQCPHCSRRFTTVENASLTVIKRSGVTEPFSRDKVIAGVRKACQGRPVTEDALAQLGQRVEEAVRATGSAELSTHDVGLAILGPLQDLDLVAYLRFASVYKAFESLEDFEAAISELREVQSLVPGAQENEAAGECEAPGGSARAGKGRAAGGEARVLPEVPPPAGAGDPAAGPRAGQARGGEGASAAAAAD; this comes from the coding sequence ATGCATTGCCCCTTCTGCCGGCATCCCGACAGCCGTGTGGTCGACAGCCGTACGGCCGACGACGGGGCCGCCATCAGGCGTCGCCGTCAGTGCCCCCACTGCTCCAGGCGCTTCACCACCGTCGAAAACGCGTCACTCACGGTGATCAAGCGGAGCGGTGTCACCGAGCCCTTCAGCCGGGACAAGGTGATCGCGGGGGTGCGCAAGGCGTGCCAGGGGCGCCCCGTGACCGAGGACGCGCTGGCCCAGCTCGGGCAGCGGGTCGAGGAGGCCGTCCGGGCCACCGGGAGCGCGGAGTTGTCCACACACGACGTGGGACTCGCCATACTCGGCCCGCTCCAGGATCTCGATCTCGTCGCCTATCTGCGCTTCGCCTCGGTCTACAAGGCGTTCGAGTCCCTGGAGGACTTCGAGGCGGCCATATCCGAACTGCGCGAGGTGCAGTCGCTCGTCCCCGGGGCTCAGGAGAACGAAGCCGCCGGTGAGTGCGAGGCTCCCGGGGGGTCGGCCCGGGCGGGCAAGGGGCGTGCAGCCGGGGGAGAGGCGCGGGTGCTGCCCGAGGTGCCGCCGCCCGCCGGCGCGGGAGACCCGGCGGCGGGGCCCCGAGCGGGACAGGCGCGCGGGGGCGAGGGCGCCTCCGCTGCTGCCGCCGCCGACTGA